In Bradyrhizobium guangdongense, the sequence TCTTTCTTTTTTGCGGCCACGGCTTTCTTCACGACCGCGCCTCGCTGCGACGGCTGAGATAGGGCAGCGCGAACAGATAGAGCCCGGTCGCGAGCAGCGGAAGCAGCGGCACGAAGGCCATCAGGCCGATCCAGGCGGCCTGTATCTGCATCGTCAGCGCAACGATGTTGGCGATGACGGCAAGCGTGAAGGCAATCGACAACCAGCGATGGATCTGCCTGATCCACATGTTCGAGCTCATCTCAATCTCCTCTGGGACTATTCAGTATGGACGGGCTCGGCCGGGCTATTCCGTCCGCGCCAGCAGCTCGTCCAGCTTGGTGAAGAACTGCTTCCAGCCGGCATGCGCGCCGCCATAAGCCTGCTTCTGGCTGGGCCGGAAGCCCGCCTGTTCGACGCGCAGATGCGTGCCCGATCCTCGCGGGGTGAGCGTGAAGGTTACGACGCTCTTGAGGTCGTAGGCCGCGTCCTCATGCGTGAAATTCCAGGTGTAGGCGAGGGTACGCTGCGGCTCGATGGCGAGCACCTCGCAATCCAGCACGCCGCCCCACTCGCCGCGCAGATTGAAGCGGTGACCCACGTCAGGCTTGAAGTCGTTCTTCATCAGCCATTCCTCGATCAGATGCGGCTGGGTCAGCGCGCGCCACAGCCGCTCCGGCGGATAGGCGAACTCGCGCTCGATGACCACGGAACGTGTTTCGGTCGCAGCCTCAGTCATTGGTCCATCCTCTTCAGGAGATCGTCGAGCGCATCGAGCCGGTTCTGCCAGAAGCCCGCCATCTGGCCGGTCCAGTCGATCAGTGGATTGAGCGCACCGGGCTGCGCGCTGTAGTGGGTCTGGCGTCCTTCGTGGCGGTCGCGCACGAGGCCCGCCTGCTTGAGCGCGCCGAGATGTTTTGACACCGCCGGCTGGGAAACGCCTGATCGGGCCGTCAGTGCCCCGACCGTCTGCTCGCCCTCGCGGCACAGCCGTTCGAAGATCGCCCGCCGGGTGGGGTCGGCGAGCGTCCGAAACAGAAGATCGTGCGCGGCGGACATGCGAAATCCATAACTCGGAAGTTATGGATTGACTCATAACCGCGGGGTTATGGGTGTGTCAAGTGCGGCAGGGAAGCGGTGATGGCTCGCGCCGACCTCTCTCCCGTCATTGCGAAGACCTGCGAAGAAGCAATGCGGACTGTCTGCGCGGACGGACTGGATTGCTTCGCTTCGCTCGCAATGACGGAAGAGGCAACGGCGCCCTACGGCCGCAAGTACAGATATCCCTGCGACTGCAGCTCGGCCAAACGCACCACGCCGCCTCTTTCCGCGCTGACGAACCCCGGCAGCAGATCCTTCAGCGTGATGTTTTGCGCCTTCATGGTGTTGCCGCAGGCGGCGAGCTCGACGCCGTCCTTGGAGAAGTCGCTGATCCGCCTGCCGACGTCGGGATTGGCCTGCGCCGCGTGAAACGCCTTCAGCGCCGGCCCGTGGATCACGAGCGCGAGCGTGACATGGTCGGGGCCGCCGACGCCGTCGATGTGGTTCTGGATGTTGCCGAGCACGAAATTGACCTTGTCGGCATCAGCGAGGTGATAGACGACCTTCAGCTTGCTCGACGGTGCGGCCTCGGTCGCAGCTTTGGCGCGCGAGGCGGCAAAGGCCGCGCCCAGCGCCGAGACGGTGCTCCACAAGATGTTCCGGCGGTTCATGGCGATCTCCCTGGCGCATGATCTGAAGCGGTTTTCCGAAAAGATCATGCGCAAACAACAACGGCAGCCGGAGACATATCACTTGTGCCGGAGCGCGGCGAGTTCCTTGCGGTCGGTCACCAGCGCGGCGCATTCGCTGTTGTCGACCCGGTCGAGGCGGAAAATCCCGTCGTCGCTGCCTGCGACCAGCGACCGCTCGGCCTCGTCGTCAGGCTTGTTGTGCAGCCAGACCCTGATGCTGTCGAGCCGCACGATGGCCGATTTGTCGTCCTTCGACAGCGCGATCCCGACGCCGCCGCCCTCGCAATCGACGCCGCAGCCGAGCCGGACCTCGCTGCCCTGCTTGGTGAGCACGGTGTGGTGGCAGGAGCCGCTGGAATCGAAATCGCCGCTGCGGTGGCGATAGCGGAAGCCGAGCCGGAAGGAGTTGTGCAACTGCTCGTCCGCTTCAAAGGTCTCCGCCGAGACCAGCAGCTTCATCGACGCGACCTTCTGCTTGGGATGCCGCGCCAGATGGTCGGCGTCGTAGCGGCGGACGAAGCAGGCATAGGCGGTCTTGCCGGGCGCGCCCGCATAGAGGCGGGCGTTGAAAGTCTCGGCTTCGGACGTGGTGGCCTCGCGAAAGTCGTCGGCCTCCTCAGCCCGGGCGACGCCGATGAAGGCTGCGAGGGCAAGCGGAAGGATGAGGGCAAGCTTCATGATCGCACCGGGATCGTCAGGTCTTGGCGGCCCGCATCGCGCGCGATGGGGCCAATTGTCGGTTAGTCGCAAGCCCGGCGCCGTGCGTTCAACTGCGAATGCCTCGCACTCCCGCGGGCAGCCTCGCGCAAGGTTCCAGGCTTAACCCCTGACATGGAGGGGCGCGGATAGAGCCCAGGTTGTTGCAAATGGCTGGAGGCGGTTGAAATGTCCGAAAGTCCGACCTTGCCCAATCTCGCGATCGGCTATTCCCGAGCCCGGCTGCTGACGTTGTTCGGCGGCAGCCTGCTGTTGACGCTGCTTTGCACCGTCCTCGCCTTCAGCTGGCAAGAGGGCAATGACGTCACCAAGGTCCTGGTGGCCATCTGTTATGTCGGCGCGGTGTTTTTCGGCCTCGCCACCTGCAGGATGCTCTGGCGGCTGGCCACTGCCAGGCAGCCGGTGCTCTTCATCAGCCGTGTCGGCATTCGCGACACCAGGCTCGCCGGCGAGACCATCGCCTGGAGCGCCGTACGCAAGATTTTCTCATGGGAGCAGCGCGGGCAGAAATTCGTGGTGCTCAAGGTCGATCCCCTGATCGCCCAGCGATTCTCGAGGAGTATTGCGATGCAGGCCCTGACGCTGTTGAACAAGGCGCTTGGCACTGACAGCGTGATCGTGAATGCTGGCGGCCTGACCGTGGACATGGAAACGTTGCTCGAGACCTGCCAGCAATATTGGGGCGCCGGACGACCTGCCCAGGCAGACGAGGCCGCGGCGGAGGCTGAGGCCCAACCCGAGCCTGTCGGCTGAATCTGGAGGCGGTGCGAGTTCGGCGCTCAGCGCCGTAGGGTGGGCAAAGCGAAACGTGCCCACCATGCCTATCAACTGTGCGGAGAGATGGTGAGCACGGCGCGCTGCGCCTTTGCCCACCCCACGGCTTCATCGAAGCCGCCAATCATCGCAAACTGGCGTTGATCTTGTCCAGCACCGCCGAGCCCGGGCAGAGCGTGTCCGCTTCCAGCGTGTTGAGCGGCGTCTCGACCGTGTTGAGATGGGCGTGCAGATCTTCAGCGTCCGGATCGACATAGAGCAGACCCGTGACGATCTGGCCCTTGGCCGCGTGCTTGGCGAGGAAGGTCTGGGCCCCCAGCCGGTCGTGCGGATCGTAGTCGGCGTCGATCTTGCGCAGCGCGATCTTGCTGCCGTCGTGCTGCTCGACCACTTGCACCGTACCAGGCGCGTAGTCCACCGCAATGGGATCGCGGCCGACCAGCACGTCGAGCCGGTTCACGGCATCGTTGTGCTCGCGGACATAATCGAAGCTCTTGGTCGAGCCGGCGTGGTTGTTGAAGGCGATGCAGGGGCTGATGACGTCGATGAAGGACGCGCCCTTGTGGCGGATCGCGGCCGCGATCAGCGGCACCAGCTGCGTCTTGTCGCCGGAAAAGGAGCGCGCGACGAAGGTGGCGCCAAGCTGAAGCGCAATCGCGACGAGGTCGATGGCGTTGTCGGTGTTGGTCACGCCCTTCTTGCTCTTCGAGCCGCGGTCGGCCGTCGCCGAGAACTGGCCCTTGGTCAGGCCGTAGACGCCGTTGTTTTCGACGATATAGGTCATGTTGACGCCGCGTCGGATCGAATGCGCGAACTGGCCGAAGCCGATCGAGGCGGAATCGCCGTCGCCGGAGACACCGAGATAGATCAGGTCGCGGTTGGCGAGATTGGCCCCGGTGAGCACTGAGGGCATGCGGCCGTGTACGGAGTTGAAGCCGTGCGAATTGCCGAGGAAATAGTCCGGCGTCTTCGACGAGCAGCCGATGCCGGAGATCTTCGCCACGCGATGCGGCTCGATCGACAGCTCGTAGCAGGCCTCGATGATCGAGGCTGTGATCGAATCATGACCGCAGCCGGCGCACAACGTCGAGATTTTTCCCTCGTAGTCGCGATGCGTATAGCCAAGCTCGTTCTTCTTCAGGCCCGGATGATGGAATTTCGGTTTGGCGATGTAGGTCATGACACGGCCTTGCGGAGTGGGGTCACCTTGAGGTGATCCTGGTGGTCGCCGATGGCTTTTGCGATGAAGCGGGCGGTGATCGGCGTGCCGTCGTAATGCACGATCGGCACGAGGCGGACGGGATCGATGCCGTTCTCGTTGACGATGAGCTGGCGCAGCTGGCTGTCGCGGTTCTGCTCGACCACGTAGACGAAATCGTGCTCGGCGAGGAAGCTCGCGACGCTGGAGTGGAACGGGAAGGCACGGATGCGCAGGCGATCGAGCTGATGCCCGCGCGCCTCCAGGAGCCCGATGGCCTCGTCCATCGCCGGCGAGGTCGAGCCGAAATAGATCACGCCATATTTGGTCGGCCGTTCCGCATTGGCCTGCAGCGGGCGCGGCACGAGGTCCTGCGCGGTCTCGAACTTGCGGACCAGACGCTGCATGTTGTCGGCATAAACCGAGCCCTCCTCGGAGTAACGCGCATAACGGTCGCGCGAGGTGCCGCGGGTGAAATAGGAGCCCTTGGTCGGATGCGTGCCGGGATAGGTGCGATAGGGGATGCCGTCGCCATCGACGTCGAGATAGCGGCCGAAGTCGCGCCCCTCTTCCAGCATCTCCGCGGTCATCACCTTGCCGCGGTCGTATTGCCGCGAATCGTCCCATTTCAGGGGGCGGCAGAGCCGGTGGTTCATGCCGATGTCGAGATCGAGCATCAGGAAGATCGTGGTCTGCAGCCGCTCGGCGAGATCGAAGGCGGCCGCAGCGAACTCGAACGCCTCGGCCGGATCTTCCGGAAACAGCAGCACATGCTTGGTGTCGCCATGCGAAGCATAGGCGCAAGCGATGATGTCGCATTGCTGGGTGCGGGTCGGCATGCCCGTGGACGGGCCGGCGCGCTGGATGTTCATGATCACGGCCGGAATCTCGGCAAAGTAGGAGAGGCCGATGAACTCGGTCATCAGGGAGATGCCGGGGCCCGACGTCGCGGTAAAGGCGCGCGCACCGTTCCAGGAGGCTCCGATGACGATGCCGATGGAGGCGAGTTCGTCCTCGCCCTGGACAATGGCGTACTTTGCCTTGCCGGTCTCGGGATCGTGCCGGTACTTCTTGCAATGCGCGGTGAAGGCTTCCGCCACCGACGAGGACGGCGTGATGGGATACCAGGCGCAGACGGTGGCGCCGCCATAGACCGCGCCGAGCGCGGCGGCGCTGTTGCCCTCGATGAAGATGCGATCGCCGACCTTGTCGGACTTCTTCACCCTGAGCCCGATCGGGCACTTCAGGTTCTGCAGCGCCCAGTCGCGCCCCAGATGCAGCGCGTGGACGTTGGAGGAGAGCAGCTTCTCCTTGCCCCTGTACTGCTCGCCGATCAGCTGCTCGATCACCTTCGGGTCCATCTCGAGCAGCGCACTGAGCGCGCCGAGATAGATGATGTTCTTGAACAGCTGGCGCTGCCGCGGATCGGTATAGGTCGAATTGGTGATCGCGGTTAGGGGCACGCCGATCACGGTGATGTCGTCGCGGAATTTGGTCGACGGCATCGGCTTGGTCGAATCGTAGAACAGGTAGCCGCCCGGCTCGATGCCGGCGACGTCCTTGTCCCAGGTCTGCGGGTTCATCGCCACCATCATGTCGATGCCACCGCGGGCGCCGAGATGACCGGCTTCGGTGACCCGCACCTCGTACCAGGTCGGCAGGCCCTGGATGTTGGAGGGGAAGATGTTGCGCGGAGAGACCGGCACGCCGTGGCGGAGGATCGCGCGCGCGAACATCTCGTTGGCGCTGGCCGAGCCCGAGCCGTTGACGTTGGCGAAGCGAACGACGAAGTCGTTTACGCTGCTGATCGGCTTTTTGTCGGGCATGTCGAACCTGCGTGGGTCATCTCGATGAAGTATTTCTGCATGTCCCAGGCGCCGGTGGGACAACGCTCGGCGCACAGCCCGCAATGCAGGCAGACGTCCTCGTCCTTGACCATGACGCGGCCGGTCTTGAGATCGGAGGAGACGTAGAGATCCTGGTCCGGATGCGCCGAAGGCGCCTTCAGGCGATGGCGCAGATCGTCTTCCTCGCCATTGGCGGTGAAGGTGATGCAATCCATCGGACAGATGTCGGCGCAGGCATCGCACTCGATGCAGAGCGAGGTCGAGAACACGGTCTGCACGTCGCAGTTCAGGCAGCGATGCGCTTCGCCGAGCGCCAGCTTGACGTCGTAGCCGAGCTCGACCTCGGTGCGGATGTCCTTCAGCGCGACGACCTTGTCGCGATGCGGCACCTTGAAGCGCTTGTCGATGGAGATGTCGTTGTCATAGCTCCATTCGTGGATGCCCATCTTCTGCGAGGAGACATGCACCTCCGGCAGCGGGCGTTCGGTGATGTCCTCGCCCGACAGCATCTTGTGGATCGACAACGCCGCGTCGTGCCCCTGCGCCACCGCCCAGATGATGTTCTTCGGGCCGAACGCGGCGTCGCCGCCGAAGAACACTTTCGGGTTGGTCGAGACGAAGGTCTTCGGATCGACCTTGGGCATGTGCCATTTGTCGAACTCGATGCCGCAGTCCTGCTCGATCCAGGGGAAGGCGTTCTCCTGGCCGACTGCGACCAGCACGTCGTCGCATTCGAAGGTCTGGTCGGGCTCGCCTGACGGAACGAGGTTGCGGCGGCCCTTGGCGTCGTATTCGGCTTTCACCTTCTGGAAGGTGATGCCGGCGAGCTTGCCGTTGTCGTGGATGAAGGTGGTGGGGACGAGGAAGTTGAGGATCGGGATGTCCTCGTGGATCGCATCCTCCTTTTCCCAGGGCGAGGCTTTCATCTCCTCGAAGCCGGAGCGCACGATCACTTTGACGTCCTCGCCGCCGAGGCGGCGCGCGGTGCGGCAGCAATCCATCGCGGTGTTGCCGCCGCCGAGCACGATGACGCGCTTGCCGATCTTGTCGGTGTGCCCGAACGACACGGAGGAGAGCCAGTCGATGCCGATATGGATGTTGGCGGCGGCCTCTTTGCGGCCGGGGATGTCGAGCTCGCGGCCGCGGGGCGCGCCGGAGCCGACGAAGATCGCGTCGTATTTCTCCGCGAGCAGCGCCTTCATGCTCTCGATGCGATGCCCGCCCTTGAACTCGACACCGAGACCCAGGATATAGCCGGTCTCTTCGTCGATGACGGAATTGGGCAGGCGAAATTTCGGGATCTGCGTCCGCATCATGCCGCCGGCTTCGGGATCGCCGTCGAACACCGTGCAGTGATAGCCGAGCGGCGCCAGATCGCGCGCCACGGTCAGCGACGCCGGGCCGCCGCCAACGAATGCGACGCGCTTGCCGTTCTTCGGCGTGGGCTTCGGCAGGCGCTGCTTGATGTCGTCCTTGAAGTCGGCGGCGACGCGCTTGAGGCGGCAGATCGCGACCGGCGTCTCCTCGACGCGTCCGCGGCGACAGGCCGGCTCGCACGGACGATCGCAAGTGCGTCCCAGGATTCCGGGAAACACGTTCGATTTCCAATTGATCATGTAGGCGTCGCTGTAGCGGCCTTGTGCGATCAGTCGGATGTATTCGGGAACGGGGGTGTGCGCAGGACAGGCCCATTGGCAATCGACCACTTTGTGAAAGTAGTCGGGGGCCGCGATATCGGTCGGTTTCATTCCTACCCTGTCCGCGCAGGCCCAAAGACCCGGCGGCCTCTTCTTGAGCTTGGCGAACGCTTAATGCGTCTCGATGTGGTTTCTGAATGACGTCATTGGGTTAGCTTATTAGAACCGGTCCGAAGTACAACGGCAATTTTGGGTGATCACCGGCTTTCATGGGAGCCAAGCGCGCACAGCATTAACGGCTACGTGCGTTCATGCGGCGGTGCAGCATCATGCGATACTCCATCCCCGCCACTGCGAGGAGCCCGTGCGACGAAGCAATCCAGAGTGTTGCCGCGGTCGCAGTCTGGATTGCTTCGCTGCGCTCGCAATGACGGCGGCAGTCAGTCGCTCGCAATATCGCTCTTCGCCAGGTCCCACATCAGGCAATACGTGCCGACCGAGACAGGCGGCGGGAAGGGCGCTGCTGCGGGGCCGGTGAAGCGTTCTGCGATCGCGGTCGAGACGGCGCTGACCTGGGTGCCGTCGATCAGCACGTACCAGTCGCGTGCGCCCGCGTTGCGCACGGCCGGAATTTCAGGCGTTGCGCCCGACAATTCCGGCTCGCCCTCGAGCAAGTGCATCGAGACGATGCCTTCGAGCTTTTCGGGCGCCAGCTTTTCATGCAACGCGTCGCGCCATGCGCCGGCGTTGTCGGCTGTTGGGCGCAGCCGCACGAGCCCGAGCGCGGCGCCGCGGCCGGTGCCCTTGCTGATGGTGATGCGCGCGACGACGCGCAGCATGTCCTTGAAACGCGCCATGGTCTGCCGCGACCAGTCGGTCGGATTGGCAAGCCGCGCCCGGTAGGCGGGACTGTCGAGCACAGCGAGCGTCTCGGTCGAATACAGGCAGAGATATTTGGGATTGGCGGCGTGCGCGACATAGCGCCGCGCTTCGAGAAAGCCCTCGATCGCAACGCGCTCTTCCAGGTGCTCGCGATCGTACCAGCGGTTGAAATCCGCTTCATCGGCGGCGTCGACGTTCATCGACGTCAGCAGCATGCCTTTCCCGGCGAGGGGCATTTCCTTGTGACCTCTTATCGCCCGATCTTCGACGCGAGATCGGCGATCGACTTCATCACCGCATCCCGTACGCCGGCATCATAGAGCGAATGGCCGGCTTCTTCCACGATCCTGACCTCGGAACCCGGCCACACTTTCGCGAGCGCGTGGGATGTCTCAGGCGGGCACAACAGATCGTAGCGGCCTTGCACGATAATGCCGGGAATGCCTTCGAGCCTGACCGCATTCCGCAACAACTGATCCGCGCCCAGGAAGGCATTGTTGGCGAAATAGTGCGCCTCCATGAACGGCGTCGCCGGCAGCGTGCGCCAGACGTTGAGGGAGGGGAGGTCGAGGCGCGTCTTGGCCGGCTTGTGCTCCGACAGGGCGCGCTCCGTGTCGTGCCAGGCGCGCGAGGCGGGGCCGTGGACGGCGGGATCGGCATCGAGGATGCGGCGATAATAGGATTCGACAGGCCGCGCGCGCTCCTCCGGCGGCAGCACGGTGAGAAAGTCCTCTGAGAGCGCCGGGTAGAATTGCGCGAGGCGCGAGGTGAAGGCGGTCTCGACCTCGGCTTGCGTGCCGAGAAAGGTCGCGCGTAGCGCGATGCCGGAGACGTGCTCGGGATGGGCCTGTGCATAGGCCAGCGCCAGCGTCGCGCCCCAGGAGCCGCCGACCACCATCCAGCGTGAGATGCCGTACTTCTCGCGGATCTTTTCCATGTCCGCGATCAGATGCGCCGTGGTGTTGTGCTCGCGCGATCCCTTGGGACGGCTGCGGCCGCAACCACGCTGGTCGAACAGCACCGCGTGCATCCGCTCGGGATCGAACAGCCGGCGATGATCGGGCTGGCAGCCGCTGCCGGGCCCGCCATGCAGGTAGATGGCAGGGATTCCGCCTTCGCGGCCGACGCTCTCGACGTAGAGCTCGTGACCGTCGCCGACGTCGAGCATGTCCGAGGTCAGCGGCGCAAAGGGATCGGCGCGCCTCGCCGCTGTGCCTGCGTCGGCGTCAGGACCCATTCTCGGATTCCAGGGTGCCGCCGGCAAAATTGCGATAGAGGAAGCGGTTGGTCTCGCCCTCGGCCTCGGCTTCCGCCTGCTTGAAGATGGTCTCGTGCAGCGGCGACAGCGCGCAGGCGGGATCGGTGTTGGCGGCATCGCCCGTCAGCGCGAAGGCCTGGCAGCGGCAGCCGCCGAAATCGATCTCGCGGAATTCGCAGGATTTACACGGCTCCTTCATCCAGCCGGTGCCGCGATAGCGGTTGAAGGCCTCGGAGTTCTGCCAGATCCAGGCGATCGAATGGTTCGAGCGCACCGACTCGAACTCCAGCCCGGTGATGCTCTCGGCGGCGTGGCAGGGCAGCACCTTGCCGGCGGGCGAGATGTTGAAGAACTGCCGGCCCCAGCCGCCCATGCACTTCTTCGGCCGCAGCGCGTAATAGTCAGGCACGACATAGTCGATCGTAAGCCGGCCCTTCAGCCGCTCGCGCGCTTCCTCGACGATGGCCGTGCACTCGTCGAGTTGCGCCACGGTCGGCATCAGCGCGGCGCGGTTCTTCAGCGCCCAGCCGTAATATTGCACATTGGCGACTTCGAGCCGGTCGGCGTCGAGATCGACCGACATCTGGATGATCTCGGAAAGCTGATGCAGGTTCTGCCGGTGCATCACCGCGTTCACCGTGAGCGGCAGATCGAGCTCGCGCGTCCATTTCGCGACCTCGAGCTTCTTGCGGTGGCCCCCCTTGTAGCCGGCGACGCGGTCGGCGAGGCCTTCCTCGATGCCCTGGAACGAGATCTGCACGTGGCAGAGCCCGGCGTCGGCGAGCTCGCTCAGCTTCTCGCGCGTCAGCAGCACGGCCGAGGTGATGAGGTTGGTGTAGAGCCCGACGTCGCTGGCGTGCTTGACCAGCTCGACGAGGTCTTTCCGCGCGGTCGGCTCGCCGCCGGAGAAATGCACCTGGAGCACGCCGATCTCGGCGAGCTCGCTCAGCACCTTCTTCCATTCGTCCGTGGTCAGTTCCTTGCCCGAGCGGTCGAGCTCGACCGGGTTGGAGCAATAGGGGCATTGCAGCGGGCAGCGATGGGTGATCTCGAGCAGCACGGCGAGCGGAATGCCGAACGTCTCCGCCGTCGAGCGGCTCTTCTCCAGCACCGCGAGGCCGTCGCTGGGCGGGGGCGGGTTGCCGAGCACGTCGGTCATGACGTCTTCTCCCGCGCTTCGGTGAGAAAGCCCTTGTCGGCGAGATCCTGCAGCATGGCGATGACGTCGGTGAGGATCGCCTCGCGGGGCGCTGCGTATTTCCCTGCCAGCTGATCGGAGACGTCGCCGACGCTGCGCTTGCCGTCGCAGAGCTGCAGAACCTCGACCGCGATCTCGTCGGGCGCGAGCACGCGCTCCGGCGCCAGGATCACCCAGACCTTGCGCGTCTCGTCATATTTCAGCTTGGCGTGCCGCGGCAGCACCGGGCGGCTTGCCTCGCTGACGCTGATGTTCCGCGGCCCGGCCATTGCGCTATCCCTTAACCCGCTTTGGGCACGAACGCGCCCGGCGGAATGTTGCCCTCGACATAGGCGTAATACAGCGCATCCAGCTGCACCCACAAGACATTGGTCTTGAAGATCAGCGCGTTGCAGACCGCGGCGCGCTCCTCCGGATTGCGCGCATGCGTCCTGACATAGTCGAGCGCGAAATTGGCATCGCGCGGCGCCTGGGTCAGGCGGCGCTTGAAATAGCTCATGGTGTCGGAGTTGACGAAGTCGTAGTGCTGCAACATGCCGGCAATGCGCTCTTCGTGAATGCTCGGTGCGAACAGCTCGGTGAGCGAGGAGGCGATCGCCTCCAGCGGGCTCTTCTCGCGGCAGTAATGCACATAAGCTTCCACCGCGAAGCGCGTCGCCGGCAGGATGCCTTCGGTCGATTCCACATAGGCCGTGTCGAGCCCGAGACCTTCGGTCAGCTTGATCCAGCGCTCGAT encodes:
- a CDS encoding SRPBCC family protein, with the protein product MTEAATETRSVVIEREFAYPPERLWRALTQPHLIEEWLMKNDFKPDVGHRFNLRGEWGGVLDCEVLAIEPQRTLAYTWNFTHEDAAYDLKSVVTFTLTPRGSGTHLRVEQAGFRPSQKQAYGGAHAGWKQFFTKLDELLARTE
- a CDS encoding ArsR/SmtB family transcription factor, with protein sequence MSAAHDLLFRTLADPTRRAIFERLCREGEQTVGALTARSGVSQPAVSKHLGALKQAGLVRDRHEGRQTHYSAQPGALNPLIDWTGQMAGFWQNRLDALDDLLKRMDQ
- a CDS encoding DsrE family protein; translated protein: MNRRNILWSTVSALGAAFAASRAKAATEAAPSSKLKVVYHLADADKVNFVLGNIQNHIDGVGGPDHVTLALVIHGPALKAFHAAQANPDVGRRISDFSKDGVELAACGNTMKAQNITLKDLLPGFVSAERGGVVRLAELQSQGYLYLRP
- a CDS encoding STM3941 family protein, which codes for MSESPTLPNLAIGYSRARLLTLFGGSLLLTLLCTVLAFSWQEGNDVTKVLVAICYVGAVFFGLATCRMLWRLATARQPVLFISRVGIRDTRLAGETIAWSAVRKIFSWEQRGQKFVVLKVDPLIAQRFSRSIAMQALTLLNKALGTDSVIVNAGGLTVDMETLLETCQQYWGAGRPAQADEAAAEAEAQPEPVG
- a CDS encoding 2-oxoacid:ferredoxin oxidoreductase subunit beta; this translates as MTYIAKPKFHHPGLKKNELGYTHRDYEGKISTLCAGCGHDSITASIIEACYELSIEPHRVAKISGIGCSSKTPDYFLGNSHGFNSVHGRMPSVLTGANLANRDLIYLGVSGDGDSASIGFGQFAHSIRRGVNMTYIVENNGVYGLTKGQFSATADRGSKSKKGVTNTDNAIDLVAIALQLGATFVARSFSGDKTQLVPLIAAAIRHKGASFIDVISPCIAFNNHAGSTKSFDYVREHNDAVNRLDVLVGRDPIAVDYAPGTVQVVEQHDGSKIALRKIDADYDPHDRLGAQTFLAKHAAKGQIVTGLLYVDPDAEDLHAHLNTVETPLNTLEADTLCPGSAVLDKINASLR
- a CDS encoding 2-oxoacid:acceptor oxidoreductase subunit alpha, whose protein sequence is MPDKKPISSVNDFVVRFANVNGSGSASANEMFARAILRHGVPVSPRNIFPSNIQGLPTWYEVRVTEAGHLGARGGIDMMVAMNPQTWDKDVAGIEPGGYLFYDSTKPMPSTKFRDDITVIGVPLTAITNSTYTDPRQRQLFKNIIYLGALSALLEMDPKVIEQLIGEQYRGKEKLLSSNVHALHLGRDWALQNLKCPIGLRVKKSDKVGDRIFIEGNSAAALGAVYGGATVCAWYPITPSSSVAEAFTAHCKKYRHDPETGKAKYAIVQGEDELASIGIVIGASWNGARAFTATSGPGISLMTEFIGLSYFAEIPAVIMNIQRAGPSTGMPTRTQQCDIIACAYASHGDTKHVLLFPEDPAEAFEFAAAAFDLAERLQTTIFLMLDLDIGMNHRLCRPLKWDDSRQYDRGKVMTAEMLEEGRDFGRYLDVDGDGIPYRTYPGTHPTKGSYFTRGTSRDRYARYSEEGSVYADNMQRLVRKFETAQDLVPRPLQANAERPTKYGVIYFGSTSPAMDEAIGLLEARGHQLDRLRIRAFPFHSSVASFLAEHDFVYVVEQNRDSQLRQLIVNENGIDPVRLVPIVHYDGTPITARFIAKAIGDHQDHLKVTPLRKAVS
- a CDS encoding FAD-dependent oxidoreductase is translated as MKPTDIAAPDYFHKVVDCQWACPAHTPVPEYIRLIAQGRYSDAYMINWKSNVFPGILGRTCDRPCEPACRRGRVEETPVAICRLKRVAADFKDDIKQRLPKPTPKNGKRVAFVGGGPASLTVARDLAPLGYHCTVFDGDPEAGGMMRTQIPKFRLPNSVIDEETGYILGLGVEFKGGHRIESMKALLAEKYDAIFVGSGAPRGRELDIPGRKEAAANIHIGIDWLSSVSFGHTDKIGKRVIVLGGGNTAMDCCRTARRLGGEDVKVIVRSGFEEMKASPWEKEDAIHEDIPILNFLVPTTFIHDNGKLAGITFQKVKAEYDAKGRRNLVPSGEPDQTFECDDVLVAVGQENAFPWIEQDCGIEFDKWHMPKVDPKTFVSTNPKVFFGGDAAFGPKNIIWAVAQGHDAALSIHKMLSGEDITERPLPEVHVSSQKMGIHEWSYDNDISIDKRFKVPHRDKVVALKDIRTEVELGYDVKLALGEAHRCLNCDVQTVFSTSLCIECDACADICPMDCITFTANGEEDDLRHRLKAPSAHPDQDLYVSSDLKTGRVMVKDEDVCLHCGLCAERCPTGAWDMQKYFIEMTHAGSTCPTKSRSAA
- a CDS encoding DUF4286 family protein — translated: MPLAGKGMLLTSMNVDAADEADFNRWYDREHLEERVAIEGFLEARRYVAHAANPKYLCLYSTETLAVLDSPAYRARLANPTDWSRQTMARFKDMLRVVARITISKGTGRGAALGLVRLRPTADNAGAWRDALHEKLAPEKLEGIVSMHLLEGEPELSGATPEIPAVRNAGARDWYVLIDGTQVSAVSTAIAERFTGPAAAPFPPPVSVGTYCLMWDLAKSDIASD
- the pip gene encoding prolyl aminopeptidase, producing MGPDADAGTAARRADPFAPLTSDMLDVGDGHELYVESVGREGGIPAIYLHGGPGSGCQPDHRRLFDPERMHAVLFDQRGCGRSRPKGSREHNTTAHLIADMEKIREKYGISRWMVVGGSWGATLALAYAQAHPEHVSGIALRATFLGTQAEVETAFTSRLAQFYPALSEDFLTVLPPEERARPVESYYRRILDADPAVHGPASRAWHDTERALSEHKPAKTRLDLPSLNVWRTLPATPFMEAHYFANNAFLGADQLLRNAVRLEGIPGIIVQGRYDLLCPPETSHALAKVWPGSEVRIVEEAGHSLYDAGVRDAVMKSIADLASKIGR
- the pqqE gene encoding pyrroloquinoline quinone biosynthesis protein PqqE, whose amino-acid sequence is MTDVLGNPPPPSDGLAVLEKSRSTAETFGIPLAVLLEITHRCPLQCPYCSNPVELDRSGKELTTDEWKKVLSELAEIGVLQVHFSGGEPTARKDLVELVKHASDVGLYTNLITSAVLLTREKLSELADAGLCHVQISFQGIEEGLADRVAGYKGGHRKKLEVAKWTRELDLPLTVNAVMHRQNLHQLSEIIQMSVDLDADRLEVANVQYYGWALKNRAALMPTVAQLDECTAIVEEARERLKGRLTIDYVVPDYYALRPKKCMGGWGRQFFNISPAGKVLPCHAAESITGLEFESVRSNHSIAWIWQNSEAFNRYRGTGWMKEPCKSCEFREIDFGGCRCQAFALTGDAANTDPACALSPLHETIFKQAEAEAEGETNRFLYRNFAGGTLESENGS
- the pqqD gene encoding pyrroloquinoline quinone biosynthesis peptide chaperone PqqD — its product is MAGPRNISVSEASRPVLPRHAKLKYDETRKVWVILAPERVLAPDEIAVEVLQLCDGKRSVGDVSDQLAGKYAAPREAILTDVIAMLQDLADKGFLTEAREKTS